The sequence TTGCTGGGAAATAATACGCAATAAGTACTGGCTGCTGTCTTCATTGTTGATCGATACATCAATTCGCTCTTCTGAATCCGTTTTATAAGCTACCTCATAATCAGGAGATTCAACCGCTTCTAGTGGCAATGAAGCAACATATTGGCGTAGGAGAGGCTTAATTTCAGAGGGCTTAATATCAGCAACGATGACAAGCGTATTGTCTCTTAACTTCTGAAAGAGTTGATGCTGTAGGTCAAGTATATCTTGAGGTTTAACCGCTTCAATATCTTCACTTTCCAGCATGATATGACGACTACTTGGCTGGTAGCTGTTGCGATTCACCATCTGGGTAAACTGCCCCATTGGCGTTTCTAGATAGGCAGTACGACCTTGTGCAAATTCAGATTTCACAGCCTCAAGCTGATCGCTGTCAATTTTAGGTTCGGTCACAATGGTATACAGTGCAGCCAAGCCTTCTGCGAGCGTCTTCTTCTTAGTGTTTATCTCCAACCCGTGATGAGTAAAGTTAATGAAAGGGTAAATTTGAATGTCTTTGCGTTTCAAATGGGCATTTAATTCCGAGCCACTGAATTTACCAACTCCACTGCGATTCGAAGCTGGAATAGCCACCTCTAGCGCAGGATATAAAGAAGAATCAAGGGCAGCTTTGCCACCTTCACTCGCATAATAAACACCAACATTGTTGCCCGCCTCAGGGTTTCGTAAATACCAAACTTCGATGCCGTTACTCAATGTCCATTGCTGTAAGTTAGGCTCCTCACTCACCTGAACTTGTTTCACAATTTCGCCTTGAGACGCTGGCACGCTAAAGGCAGAACTGGCGGTTACGAGCAGTGGTTTATTACCCGTCTTTTTATAGGCTTTTCTAACATCTTTTAGCTCGTTATCCATTGCTAACATGTCTTCCTTAGAAGATAAACCTAACCCCAAAATATAAGGGCTAGAAAGCAAATCATCTAAGTTATCATTCACGGCCTCGAGATCCGTATTCGCAAGAAACGCTTTCAAGCTCGACTTATAATCGAGCTGTGATTGAACGGGTTGGTTAATCACCAATGCCGTCGACTTACCGTCAGCATGAGTTACGGCATCCATTTGATCCCAGTTAACTTGAATATCATCAAGGTTCGCTTGGTATTGCTGTAGCACACTCGCCAACTCATATTCGCTTACGCCATAATCACGCAAAGAGGCGAGAGTAGAAACAAACTGCTGCTGACTTTGATCTCGGCTATCAACAGGAAAACCGACGGTAGTAATCGAATACCTTTGGTACTCTAATAAGTAGGGAGTTGAAGCAACCCATTGCACGGGCAACGCAGCGTCAACAAAATCAGAGTTCAATCTTTGTTGGATAAGTTGTTGAGCAATATCATCTAACCAAAGCTGATGTTGTTGCTCATGGCTCTGTGTCACTCTTTCCCCACGATCAATCACTATCCCGATGCTCGGTGGCTCGACCCCAGATCCATACGCCACAAAATCTTGAGTATTGTAATCCGTTGATGTGTTCTTCACGGGAACCGGTGTTGCGCCTCTTTGCCAGCCAGAGAAACGTTCTTCAATCAAAGGGATCACTTCTGCCAGTGTGATATCGCCAGAGACAATCACTTCGGTTAACTGAGGTTGATACCAGGTTTGGTAAAAATTCTTTAATTCTTGAACATTCGCATTGGAAACGGATTCTTTATTACCAATGGGATCGTTACTTTGGTAAGTCGTCCCTTCAACCAGATGATCGTAGAACTTAAACGAGAGAGGTTTATCTTCAACTCGCGTGTATCGAAACTCTCCAAGTATCACACCTTTCTCTTTTTCGATTTCAGCTTCGGACAGCAATAAACCATCGCCAATGTCTCTAAACCAAGCCAGCGCTTTGTCTAGGTTCTTATTGTCGGGTAGATCTAACTTATAGAGGGTTTCTTGGTAAGAGGTGTAAGCATTTAAGTCAGCACCAAAGCTGGCACCAGATTGCTCAAATAGCTCGACCACATCATTTCCAGAAAAGTTCTTGCTGCCATTAAACGCCATATGCTCAACAAAATGGGCGTACCCTTTCTGTTGTTCGCTCTCTTGCAAAGATCCGGCATGCACAAGTAAGCGTACCGAAACCGGTTGTTCTTGGTCAGGGTAAACATGGTAGGTTAATCCGTTATCTAACTCTCCTTTGACCCAGTACGGATCGGATTTCAATAACGTTTGTTGCTGAGGAGTAGAGCTGCAACCTAGCAATGTGGAGCTCAATACGACGACTAAATAGTATGCTTTCATAACGATCTCTTTGAAGGGCTTCCCTCCAATATATCTGATCGTCAAAGTGTAATAATTTCATATAAATTCAGTTATTTAAATTTTGAGAGACAATCTAAACATGCGTGAAACTGTCAACTTTATAAATTACACAAGCTGAGCGTCATAGGTTGTAGATCGAGGTATCAGGTCCTCTTAGATTCACTTCATCTCCAAGCTTATGATTAGATTCTTTTAAACTAATTTATTGGATTCCTTTAAACAGGTTTCTCACATCCCTTTAAAAAGAGCTTGCGAGGCGCGACTGATCGGTAGCTTCTCACCTGACACATAAGCCGACATCTGACCGGAGAGCCCTTTCTTCACCTTATCAATGGCAGACACTTTAACCACCACCGAGCGGTGGATCTGCCAAAACTCATCTGGGTTAAGCTGCGCAATCAACTCTTTTAGCGACACGCGAAGAATAAATTCCTCTAGCAAACTGCCTTGGCCTTTTTTGAATATCGAGACGTACTTGTCTTCCGCTTTGAAGTAAGCGACATCATCGACGGCGATAAGGTGGATGTCTTCCCCAACACTGGCTTTGAGCCAAGTAAGATGTTTCTTCTGCTGTTGATAAAGGGGCTGAGATTGAGAAGGAGACTGCATTTGCTGTGACGTCGATTGTGATAACTGTTGAAGCTGAGCCATTAACTCCGTGATATCCGGTTGTTCTGGCGTAATACCTGATTGCGCTTGGTTGCTCGACAGACGAGCTTGCACCTTCTGACAGGTGGCGAGTAAGCGCTCTTCATTGATCGGTTTAAGTAGGTAATCCATCGCATTGTGCTCAAACGCTTTAACTGCGTATTCATCATAAGCGGTAATGAAAACCACCAAGGGCGGCGAATCTAGCTTGTTCAATTGTTTAGCCAGCGAGATACCATCCAGCTCCGGCATACGAATATCAAGAAAGACCACATCAGGCTCAAACTGCTGAATACTCTGCATCGCCTCCAATCCATTTGTTGCCTTGCTGACAATCTCTAGCTCAGGCCAAACCTCAGCAAGGCTCTTGTCGAGATGGTGTCTTAACAGTGCTTCATCGTCTGCGATAATTGCCGTTACGTTCGGCTTTACTGCTGGGTTAATCATTATTATTCCTTTAAATTCACACTGTAAATCGTCTGTTTGTAGTCACTGTTCTTAGAGTTTCGGCTCATCGTTCTCGGAGCCAGTTTCACTGATGAGCGGTAATAAGATAGTTGATACCACCCCGCCCTCAGCTTGTTCAGTAATCGTGAGGCTAGCCTTATCACCATAAAGGGTTTCGATTCTCTGACGAATATTGCTTAACCCAACACCATGCCCCGTATTCGCAGAAGGCGTTTTCAGCCCCGCGCCATTATCTGAAACTTCAATTTTTAGCTGTTGTGCCTGTTGAGCAATGTGGATATTCACTTGGCCACCCGCGGCTTTAGGCTCAATACCGTGAGTTAATGCGTTCTCGACCAAGGGTTGAATCAAGAACGGTGGAATCACCTGCAAATCACTAATCTCGTGTGTTTCAATCGAGAACGTTAAGCGCTCTCCCAAGCGTATCTTTTGGATATTAAGATAAGCGTCTAACAAGTCGACCTCTTGTGCGATGGTCGATTGCTCGTTGCGGCTGTTTTTCAAAGTCACACGCAATAAGTCAGTCAGTTTTTCGAGCATCAACTTGGCTTTCGCGCTGTCACTCTCAATCAATACATTGATGGTCGCAAGCGTGTTGAACAGGAAGTGCGGCTCAATTTGGCTCTGCAGTTGCTTAAGCTGACTCAGCACCACCACCTTTTCTTGATCAGCTTGGCGACGCTTGGCCACTTCTAATTCATTGTCGGCACGTAACTGCTGCTCTCGTGTGTAGAAATAGTAATAGCAAACCGAACAGAAGATCACACCGAGCAAGACTACAGATTTAAGGTCCGAGATATTGGCCCCAAAATATCCGTTCAACCAATAGTGCGCGTTCAAGGTACCAAAGGTCATCGCGATCACCATTGAGATACCCACATCAAACACCTTTGATTTCCTCTTAAACACCTCAACCAAGATAAAAGAGGATCCCACCGCGCTGTAACCAAAACCAAAGCTTATCGCGAGATTGACCACAAGACCGCCGCCCCAAATTGTCTGTGTGGTGACGGCAATGATAAAACAAAACAAGGTCGTCAGCGTGAAGCTCTTAATCCATGAAAACTGACTGTTTGAAGAAGTGTTCATTAAAATCGTCCTTTGATATTTAAAAGAATCATATGACTATCGGGTAAGTTGGCGTAAGCAGAATCACTTTTACCGCCTAGAAAGCGTGCAGCAAGTTCCAAATCCAACGATGAATTGCCATTATCTAAAGCCTGATAGTTGAGCCACTGCGTTGCAATGAAACCACCGTCTTGAGGAGACAACATGACGTCGAATGTCGGCGTGATATCTTCAAGCCAGCCATGTGTCGAATCCAAAGACCAGTGAAACATGATGTTGTGTTGAACCAAATTGGCGTGTTGATAACCTTGCGCGTAAGAACCTGCCAATGATGCTGTCATCGGATTAACCGACAAAGACTCAGCACTCCCTATTGCGCTTTGCCACTCAGAGTTACTCCACGCTCGGCTATCAAACCAGTATTCCAGAACGACATTATGGCCAGTGTCATTCGCCCATGTTAAGCCGGCTAACGCTTGATAGGCCTCGCCCTGTTCTTCGAGATAAACAGGTTTAAGCATTGAATTAGGCTGGCTGTAGCCTAAGCTTTGTCTTTGATAGACCGCTGAGCCATGAAACTCCCAAGCGAGATTGAGCACCGATACTAAACTCGCTCCAAGCAAGCCATGGCGCACATCGTCATAATAAGCGACCCATTGAACTTCGTGATCGCCCACTAGGTTGTAACGACGTAAGCCAATCCCTTGTTGTTGGTTCTGCTTTTCGAATTTATTCACGTTTTG comes from Vibrio syngnathi and encodes:
- a CDS encoding LytR/AlgR family response regulator transcription factor — its product is MINPAVKPNVTAIIADDEALLRHHLDKSLAEVWPELEIVSKATNGLEAMQSIQQFEPDVVFLDIRMPELDGISLAKQLNKLDSPPLVVFITAYDEYAVKAFEHNAMDYLLKPINEERLLATCQKVQARLSSNQAQSGITPEQPDITELMAQLQQLSQSTSQQMQSPSQSQPLYQQQKKHLTWLKASVGEDIHLIAVDDVAYFKAEDKYVSIFKKGQGSLLEEFILRVSLKELIAQLNPDEFWQIHRSVVVKVSAIDKVKKGLSGQMSAYVSGEKLPISRASQALFKGM
- a CDS encoding sensor histidine kinase — translated: MNTSSNSQFSWIKSFTLTTLFCFIIAVTTQTIWGGGLVVNLAISFGFGYSAVGSSFILVEVFKRKSKVFDVGISMVIAMTFGTLNAHYWLNGYFGANISDLKSVVLLGVIFCSVCYYYFYTREQQLRADNELEVAKRRQADQEKVVVLSQLKQLQSQIEPHFLFNTLATINVLIESDSAKAKLMLEKLTDLLRVTLKNSRNEQSTIAQEVDLLDAYLNIQKIRLGERLTFSIETHEISDLQVIPPFLIQPLVENALTHGIEPKAAGGQVNIHIAQQAQQLKIEVSDNGAGLKTPSANTGHGVGLSNIRQRIETLYGDKASLTITEQAEGGVVSTILLPLISETGSENDEPKL
- a CDS encoding M16 family metallopeptidase, with protein sequence MKAYYLVVVLSSTLLGCSSTPQQQTLLKSDPYWVKGELDNGLTYHVYPDQEQPVSVRLLVHAGSLQESEQQKGYAHFVEHMAFNGSKNFSGNDVVELFEQSGASFGADLNAYTSYQETLYKLDLPDNKNLDKALAWFRDIGDGLLLSEAEIEKEKGVILGEFRYTRVEDKPLSFKFYDHLVEGTTYQSNDPIGNKESVSNANVQELKNFYQTWYQPQLTEVIVSGDITLAEVIPLIEERFSGWQRGATPVPVKNTSTDYNTQDFVAYGSGVEPPSIGIVIDRGERVTQSHEQQHQLWLDDIAQQLIQQRLNSDFVDAALPVQWVASTPYLLEYQRYSITTVGFPVDSRDQSQQQFVSTLASLRDYGVSEYELASVLQQYQANLDDIQVNWDQMDAVTHADGKSTALVINQPVQSQLDYKSSLKAFLANTDLEAVNDNLDDLLSSPYILGLGLSSKEDMLAMDNELKDVRKAYKKTGNKPLLVTASSAFSVPASQGEIVKQVQVSEEPNLQQWTLSNGIEVWYLRNPEAGNNVGVYYASEGGKAALDSSLYPALEVAIPASNRSGVGKFSGSELNAHLKRKDIQIYPFINFTHHGLEINTKKKTLAEGLAALYTIVTEPKIDSDQLEAVKSEFAQGRTAYLETPMGQFTQMVNRNSYQPSSRHIMLESEDIEAVKPQDILDLQHQLFQKLRDNTLVIVADIKPSEIKPLLRQYVASLPLEAVESPDYEVAYKTDSEERIDVSINNEDSSQYLLRIISQQARDKTAKDVFMDDMLQRVLSSRLTAYVREELGLDYAPYVYSVAQDSEPSYDWFVGSLTAPENLDQVEQAIDKVIAEAVKGISEDETRTAAKQLMADLTPLQYKPTQQAWFISRYIIHDYGVEALFDLQGTTDSISSEDMTEYAKEIFGDNSYQLKNLLRPQS